A section of the Numenius arquata unplaced genomic scaffold, bNumArq3.hap1.1 HAP1_SCAFFOLD_166, whole genome shotgun sequence genome encodes:
- the LOC141478922 gene encoding elongin-A-like — translation MSFDDTAREPEQTFSLNRGPTGELEYPTKYDADPRAWGGVGGCSSRAQAPHSIQLLETPLGNAVTEPDADFEANFQAAWQKLERLCQEALRENKQAEKEKSRDSERGKVEKTKLSLETSQRKRKYTDTSKTSTGFSSILGEDEEEEDFKPPTMSFEEYLTYDQPQKKKKKRAVKASVSAGEEEQRHSAHLLCHPSVDSSCSSRQSPSRKRSNEKRAEQEPPEAPKPKRILLDVDIKLPEIPLPPLQASCSPLPAAESIPCSQKKRRAVYSAAEEIEGGFTGRRLYSKTPVFSGLKTARVPRTPSQLCVPVVTNSIDSICEAGGVPGLEPALDRCTVREQLCGAEECHHVLVEDTERLWRNRCLRDFKNEEPQESESWREMYLRLQEAREQRLLKLAQKIGSAQATKGQAAKTMLLASPPKAPRDVRRRQEMFGTGGALVPEKSKTKPVLCASTECHPRVSEKSCDGPSTSSARSVPSSASTFSSWDPRKPPAKKIAPLMAQSVKDFKKRCSQR, via the exons ATGTCCTTTGATGACACGGCCAGGGAACCGGAGCAGACGTTCAGCCTGAACCGGGGTCCGACGGGGGAGCTGGAGTACCCCACCAAGTACGATGCCGACCCACGGGCCTGGGGGGGTGTAGGGGGCTGCTCCTCCCGAGCGCAGGCGCCGCACTCCATCCAGCTGCTG gagacgCCTCTTGGGAACGCTGTGACGGAGCCGGACGCAGACTTTGAGGCGAATTTCCAGGCTGCGTGGCAGAAGCTGGAGCGGCTGTGCCAAGAGGCACTGAG agaaaacaaacaagctgagaaggaaaaaagtcggGACTCCGAACGAGGCAAAGTGGAAAAGACCAAGCTGAGCCTGGAGACGTCACAGAGGAAGCGCAAATACACCGACACGTCCAAAACATCGACGGGCTTTTCCTCCATTCtgggggaggatgaagaggaagaggactttAAACCCCCCACCATGTCCTTTGAGGAGTACCTCACCTATGAccagccccagaaaaagaaaaagaagcgagCGGTCAAAGCCTCTGTgtcggctggggaggaagagcaacgGCACAGCGCCCAtttgctgtgccaccccagcgtcgacagctcctgctccagtcgCCAAAGCCCCAGCCGCAAGCGCAGCAATgagaaaagggcagagcaggagccaccagaggctcctaaaccaaagagg ATACTTCTCGATGTGGACATAAAGCTCCCGGAGATCCCCCTGCCGCCGctccaggccagctgcagccctcttcctgctgctgagtccattccctgctcccagaagaaaaggagag CGGTttactcagcagctgaagagatcGAAGGGGGCTTCACAGGCCGCCGGCTGTATTCAAAGACGCCCGTGTTTTCAGGCCTTAAAACTGCCCGAGTCCCAAGGACTCCTTCTCAGCTGTGCGTCCCAGTCGTCACCAACAGCATTGACT CGATCTGTGAAGCGGGTggtgtccctgggctggagccagcgTTGGACAGATGCACTGTCCGAGAGCAGCTTTGTGGCGCCGAGGAATGTCACCAT GTCCTCGTTGAAGATACAGAACGGCTCTGGCGCAACCGATGTCTCCGAGACTTTAAGAACGAGGAGCCCCAAGAGTCCGAGTCCTGGCGGGAGATGTACCTCCGCCTCCAGGAGGCACGGGAGCAGCGGCTGCTCAAGTTAGCCCAGAAGATCGGCTCAGCTCAGGCCACCAAAG GTCAAGCAGCCAAAACCATGCTTCTGGCCTCCCCGCCAAAGGCCCCTCGGGACGTACGACGGAGACAGGAGATGtttgggactggaggagctcttgtgccagagaagagcaa aacaaaaccagtcctgTGCGCATCCACTGAATGCCACCCTCGTGTGAGTGAGAAGTCCTGTGacgggcccagcaccagcagtgcccgctctgtcccatcctcagccagcaccttctcctcctgggaCCCCAGGAAACCACCAGCGAAGA aaattgCACCCTTGATGGCACAGTCTgtcaaagacttcaaaaagagGTGCTCTCAGAGAtaa